The genomic stretch AACAGGAACCTTTGTATCCCAGAAGTGCTGTAAGAAAGGAGGCTGATTGCTCATTTGAAGTGTGTAAATACCCAGCTAGAATGTTACTGCATGTTCAAAGCTTCCTCTAGGCCAAAACAGACACCATTTTTTACAGGCAGACAAATGTTTCTCTGGAGAAGTTCCATAAATTTGAACCCAAAGGCCAAGCCCCATCTTTGTGCATTACTTCTACTGATTTAACGGAGAGCTGCAGAAATATATTCTAGTACGTCTTGAGAGCAAGTCAGACAGTAACGCAGAAGCTGTAGTCACACAGATCTGCCAGGCTGTTAACAAATCCATCATACTATTTGATGAACTCCCTCTGGTGTCACAGGGAATTTGGACAGCAGGAGATGGCAGGCCCACTTCGCAAAACCGACTTACTTCCCCGTTGTCTTAAAAGCTGCCTGGGAGGAGAAAGTAGAAGGGAGCTCATGAGGTCTGTAAAGCTGCATCAGACCTGGCAGTTATTCAGTACTACACAATATTTGGGGAGCCCCATATGAACAGTAAAACAGACAGGCTGCTGATGGCTAACAGATGTGATGGCAAGAGCAGAAATACGGAACTCTTCAGTTCAGTCATATTGTTAACTCATGCCACAGGGATATTTGTCACCGCAGTATTTTAGACCAGGGGTGCAGAGGAAAGGACTGAGGAACTGCTGTTAAGCACAGTGACAAATACAAGCTTTTTCTATTGTCTGTACTCTGTATTTGCTGggcaggggaaggaaacaaagcacTACTCCCCAAATAACCTGCAACCAGTACATTCGTGGACTTTGTGCTGATACTGATTTTAAACCAGCTGCAGGTTTCAAGGTGCCCACAATCTTACGTACTCTTCAGTATGCAACAGCAACTCTCAGCACTGGTGAGTGCTTTTGTCAATTGCAGGCACTGTGCAACACAATTTGGTGAGGtagtaaatgatgaagaaaacaAGTTGTGCTTACTCTGTCCACCTACATTGTGACTATTTAACCATAGGATTCTCacaaagtgtttttttaatatcacCAAATGCAAAATACTACATCTGGGAACCAGGAACACAGATGTTGTCAATAGCAGATGGGAGACAGTGCTTTGAAAAGCTGCAGATGGACTTTGAAGTCACTAAAAATAACAGCCTCAGCACAAGCACTCAGCATTCCACAATGCTATGGCAAAAAGGGCTGGTGCAGTTTGTGGACATGAATATCAAGAAGTTGAGAAGCAATCATAGcactatttttttaatcaatggtATGTAGAGCACTAGGCTAGCAATTGCAGCTGATTCATTAGATATGCAGAAACAAAgtcccaaagagaaaaaaaaaatcccagcttctGAATCTAACACATACAATATAAGGCTTCATGAGCTCATTTTCCTCAGCTCATCCAAGAATTTAATGGCTTAGTGGATAACATGAGACAGTTTAGGACTTTTCAGCCTTGCTGATAAGAATGCAGCAGTCCACAAGTTGAAGTTAAATAATGAacacaaataaaactgaatttctcaATAATGACCACAACCAAATATTAGAACACATTCTCAAAGTACGTGATGAATTGCCATTCCTGAGCACCTTTAAGGCAAGATTGAATAACTTTCCAGAAAATACACTGTGATATAGCTTTCAGAGTAAGTTAATCAGATGAGATATACAGCACATAGAGAAAGGAGGTATTACAGTGGCAGGTTGTGTACGTTCTTCTGGCACCAGAATCAAAGAGACCAACTCATGGTGTAATTCGCTTGCCTGCCACCCAGCACAGTCAGGAGGCTTTCCTTGTTGCATGGAGATAATGCTGATAGTTGCCTGAATCAGAAATCTCAAGTTTCAACCACTCTCTCGCAGGAGAGAATTTTCCCTCTGCTTATACAATCGGCATAATCTCTTGGCAGGGAAAGTTTTATTATGTTATGAAGCAGACTGGCTATACGAGCAGGTGGATTACAGAATAAAGTTACCATATGTTTCAGAGGTAAAAGAGCACAGGAACTGCCTGGTTATGTCACTCACATGCTGAAACATACACTACAGTCAGCCAAACAGCATCACAAAGAGTATTTTCCAGTGACACCACCCCACAGCACCAAACTGTCATTTACCTGCTACAAATACATAGGCAAAATTCCCCCCAAACAAATTCAGGCCTTGGACATCTGTCTGGAGTTTCTTGAAGTATCCAAAAACATTGCAAGGTTTTTTCAGTGACAAAAAGGTTGGTGCTGTACAGTAGATTAGACTGGCAGACTTCCTGGAGTCCCATCTCACCTCAAGCTCTGCAAGACTCTGGGCTTCCCACAGCACTGAGGGGGCACAGACACTCCCCTACTGCAATGATGAAAGCTCTGTACAGCATTTCGCTGGATCAGCCAGCCTAGGCAACTAGTTCCTGCTGATTTGCTAAATCACCCAGCTGACAGAGAATATGGTAACAGTGGAGTAGATAGTATAACTGTCCTTAATTTGTAGAAATGAAATACCAGTTTAGGATCTAGCAGCTGCTCTGCACATGGCTCTTGGCAAGACACTGTTTTCCAGCATCATGACTCAACTTCTTCCTACTAGGAAAATTAGTGAGGCTTGGCAGGTTAACTACTCCCTTCACCAGGCAGCCTTGGCTATAGGATatggagctttttttccccctccctgggcCAACACAGAATGGATTATGGCACTGCTACTCCAGCAAAACATGACTGGTATGTCTACACCCACAGTCAAGAGGTATACTACATCCTTTGACCTATCTCCCTTGTCAATTACTGGATAGATACAAACCCTGTTCCATTGCTGGAAATAGCTACTACATGTATTTAGTGTATTAATATGCTAAATGCATTAAATGTGGAACAAATAATACTTACAATAAGCAGGCATACAAGcaaagtctgtttcttttttaattatacacTGTTCTACTCCACCTCTGTAATGGCGCATTGAATACTCTGGCTTCAAAGTATGAAAATTCATGCaagtttaaaagcagaattaagaGTGACAGGAACCAACAAcatggaaaggagggaaggaaactgCATCTCCCAAAATAATGACAATAGTTTAAGGTGCCATTTGTCTAATGCATCTTACTCTCCCTCAAAACCAGTGCACACAGCATGGATAAGGTTATATTCTAAAAATACAACAGGACATGACACTTTGCTACATTTTCACTGAAGCTACAACAGCAGCAGATCTAGACTATTTCACTTTTTGAGTTACTCTTGCAATTCTTTCTATTACAGAAGTTCCTTATGGAACTGAAGCCTTGCATTCTGCCACTTGCTTACCCAGGGCTTCCCTCCACCCTTTTTTCATAATTTTACCCTGCAAATCAAAGTCTGGTATTCTAGAAATTCAAGAATGTTACCTCAACTAATTCCAAAGGTTTTGGAGAAAAGATAGAGTAAGGAGTTGAGGTAAAGGGAATCTCAGGATGTTTTTGTACTGCTGTATTATCAGCTCTCTGAGCTCAGAGGGAAGCAATTACATTGTGAAAAGGGACTACAAGCTTCATCATCCACCTTCATGAGATCACACTGCCCCTGTGAAATCTCTGCAGAAGCTTTTACTGCAAGTGATACAAAGTCTAGACTTGTGCAAGTGTTCCAAGGACAAGAATTTCTCCAGCATTCATTTACAGGAGGATATAGTTTCTCTGAGATCTGGAAGGGATTAGAAGCACACATACTTTTTATAGTTCATTTTTGATTCTagagcaggaggagcagcaaaTAGACTGCCACATGTCCCTagctttttatttagcttttactTGCTCAACCCCTTTTTCCATTACATCTCAGCAACTCATGACTTTGTTGAGGCATCAGCTTTTACGACAAGAAATGACAGCACAAAAGCTTTCAACTTCTAAATATCTTGAAGAGTTTCTCACCACCCTAGTACATGATTTGAGGTACACAGGGGCCACTATAGCCGCTGACTTAGAGTAGCATAAGCTAAAACACATTACAGAGCTTACTGGTAGTCTCTAGCTCAGACTAGACACTTAGACCTAGGAATGTGCCTCCATCTGTTTTAAAGCCAGATTCAGATCAGCATAAGACTAGTTGTCAGAGAGGGCAAATGTTTCTCTCGAAACTGTTGCTATAATGCAAGTGAAAGATGAATAATGTCTCCTTTAACTGACTCTTAGTCAGTGAAGCAGCAGATGTGTACATTTGAGGAAAAGAATCTGAGTAATATCCACAGCCAAACATTACTGTGTACCCCATCAGTACTATAATTTCATCTTTTCCagtgtatttatacacactggtCAATAAGCTCCACAGATATTCCTAGTCAGCACTATTTCAATGCAATAACTTGAGGCAAGCAGTGTTTAGCATAATTTTATTTGTACAAGAATTTCAGAATCATTAAGGTCCAAAACCCAATTTCCAAGAATGACAGATGAACACCACAGTGCAAAGTGGTCACAGTAACTTGTCTACTAATCTCACATTTGGGCTCACTGCAAATTCAAATACTTCTAGTAACTTGTTctgccagcttaaaaaaaaaaattttttcagaaGAGATACAAGCTAGATTTTCAAAGAGCTGACTTcttttaattgttaaaaaaaaagataagggaTAAACATAGAAAACTACTTCTAAATCTCAACACAAAGTGCAGTTTTAATCAGAAAGAAAGACAAGCCCAAACTAGACACTTCAGTGAGTTGCCTTTTATTCCAATACAAGTGAGAAAGTGTTCCAATCATTCCCCCAACCACCAAAGCCTCTACAACTACAAGCCAGCCTCCTTCCTTTAACTTGTTTCATTCAAATTAAAGAGCACACTAAATACACTTCACTGTTTAATAAGTGGTTGACAGTAATGGTTGAGTAAGACTTAGATGCCAAGAGCAGAACTGTTGCTAGCCATTTGGCTCTCCTGATGCCCAGATCAGACTGATTTGCCAGTGACAGTGGCCAACTTCTTGCTTATTCTTGTACCCAACAATTATGGCACTCTGATTCAATGAGCTGTTTAGTGAGAGTAATATTCAGTAAGTACCCTCAATACACTGACAATCTAACTCAAGCAGTGTGTCCAAGTCCTCTCAGAGGACTCTTTCCAAGCACTCATAATATACATTGATCAGCAGATAACTACCAACATAAGCAGGTATTCTGGTGATCAGCAGAAACCCATGAAGTCTGGCACAAGACATACCAAATGCTTAGCTCCAGAACTCAGTCCCAGAATATTAGTATATAACTTCCAATAAAAAGTTTAGGTATCCGGACTAGATTTAAATACTAGCTTCTGCTTTGTAGACAAGATACTCATGTTCAAATAAGATTAAGAGCTTTTGAAAAATGATTACTCTGAAAAGCAAGTGGTAGTCTTCAGCCTCCAGCTTAGTGATTGATTGAACAAGCTGAGAACAGAAGCAGCAACACTTGACTTGAGCTGAGGGAGCATAAAGTATGCTTTACCCTACAACTTTTCAGATGACCATAGATCAGCATAGGAATTTTAACCCAAGTGACAAACCTAGTTCACCACTAGTCTCCTTAGTAGCACCTTAGTCAGGGAAAgaaattttcatttcacttaCAGTGGGGAAAGCATCCCAATAATTTTCAAGTTGAAAGGGGAACTTAGGGATAAATATTGACAACAGATGCTTAACCTCAGACTGGCTTAGCCTAGCAGAACTTACCAGCTACAGgaagaaaacagctattttaaaCTATGCAGTCTACTTAACTAGAAACCTAATCCTCACAAGTGATAAACTGGTACAAAATTTGCACTCTAGTATTACTACTGCTTTATTTTACTGCCACTGCCCAGTGAGAATGTATTAGGATAGTCTGAAGTATAGTAGTCTCTTTAACCTCCCCTGGACACTGAAATGAGCAGAGGATAGAGCAGGTTTACAGAGACATCATTAAGCCCTGAAGGGAGACTGAATCAAGCAGGCAGCCTAAATTTTGGCTAGGGTCATTACTCCAATTTAGCCTAGTGCTGACTCTTATGTTACTCCCTGCTAAAGGGGCCACCATAATCCTGAACTCAAACCAGCTAGCACACATCAGATAAGCCACTGACACTTGCAACATCAGACTGCCAAGACAGCTTGAAATGAAAAGGGATAGACTGTTGGCAGCACAGTGACACAAAGCTATTTAGTATTTCAGCTCTAACTAAACTGCCAGGCCAGAATTGTTCTGAAGGCAGTCATACAGAACATCGCAACATCTCCTATGCTAGTGCCAATGCAGTAGGTAATATGTAACTTCAGGCTAAAGTTTAACTATTCAAGACCTTAGCATTTAGCATCCGGACTAAAAAGCATCAATAATTCTAATATGCCAGAGTAACTTAAGAGCAAGATAAGGAACAAAGCAGTCCTGCAGGGTTAAAAATCCAGAAAGTCAGCTGTTCAGAGAAAGCAGCCATTCAACATAAAGCTTCTATGGAGTCCTCAGCAACAAATTACATTAGCAAGAGCAAAATATCTGTTGAAGAAAGCTTGAATTCTCCATAGCTCTATCTCAATAGGAATCTGAGAGTCTTTCTTCTAGCACTTCCTTTTCCAATAGATGGATCTGGCCTGATGTTCAGCAGCTAAGGCATTCAAAGATGGGCAAAACATAAGGTAGTTTGTTTTAAGCTTATGAGGAATTCTTAAGCATCTGATCCCTTCCTCCACATGAGCTGATACACAGAAGCAATTTCTAAAGATCAGCCATGAGATCCCACAAGACAGATGCATGTCTAAGCTATTTGATATGGAAATCAAACATGTCCCTCTAGGTAGTGGCTTACTTCTGCAAGGCATATAGCTTAGGCTAGCTTTGAAAATAGCTATTTAAGAAATTATGATTACAACAAACTCTTGAGCTAAAAACACCTTCCTTTCTAATGATGTTCTATACTAGGCCAAGTACTGACTGCACGCAGCAGCTATTCATGCATAGGTTTATATCCAGGCAGTAGGTCTGCACCAACTTTGGCACACATTATGACAACACTGGAAGCATGTCAGttccaaaaaaacccttccaaacAGTCACTCTCAGATGAGAAGTGCCTTGTCTATAGCCTATATCAAACTTAAGACAAAGTTAAAGGAACAGGTTTGGTTTACTTTCAGATTTAAGTATTTTGGCATCACTGACTACTCAGGAAGCCTTTCATGAAAGTCagaagacttctttttttatttgctacTGAAGCTGCTTACAAGACTGTTCAGGAAATTAAGCCAAAGCATACTTGGCTACAGTTTTCTATTTTCTAGATTACATCCCTGCCTTCCTAGACTAAATGAAATTTGAACAAACTAGTAGCCTCACTGCTCTACTGAAGCAGTCTTTACGGATTAGTTATGAAAAGTGAAAGAGCTTGCAACACAGCTAGAAGTCTTTGGTCCTACCAGAAACAGGCAGTCTTTTAGCCTTGCAAGGTAAGTGCTGCACTGCTACTGTTTTCCATTTCTAACAGCAACTAtacatttgttttccatttgttttctgctttaccTCCTAAGTTGAAATCTTTTGTTTGATCTGTCACTTCAGTCTCACAAGCTACCAGAGACAGCTAGAAGTTAAGTCAGAAAAAGGAGTGAGCAAATAGATATTCTTAAGCATTGCACCAGTACATATTAAGTAGCTCTAAGATCTGTCCTTCTGGTCTATTTCTCTGGTTAAGCAAAGGAAACTCAATCACTTATTTGTATTTTACTATTGCAATTCAATGAAAGCATTCCAGTTAACATACCAGCCAGTTTCTAATACTGCTATATACAGAACTGGGGAATTTTTAACCTTCCTTATGAAGCACAGAAATCTCAAAGCAGCAAGCTCAGCATCTACCCTTTGATGTCAGTCACCTACACTTCAaagggaatatatatatacacacacacactttcagaGGCTGTTCTGAAAATAGGATTAGACTTTTGTCACATACAGCATCTGTAGAGAGCCCTGCTTAGGGTTGATATACCTTTTTCAGGTGAGGGTTAAGACCACCAGAGGGGAAGCATTTGACTCAAAGCCTCTCATACAGTAACCAAGTGATAGTGATAAACCAGTAAGCTTAACCCTTAAGTGGCAACAGAAAGGCAAGCCTTCAGGACCTGCCTGAAGTTGTACAAGAGTAAGTTCACTCTAGGAGGCACTTTTGGAAGTTTATACTGTGACAGAAGTGCACATTATCCTGCAACTAACAGTGATTTCTTTTAGCTTGCTGTGGACCTGTGAGAATGAAAGTTAAGCTTCAGTTTAAGATCTGAACTATGTTCTAACTGTGCCAgcagtttctgaaagaaaaagccaaaggcTTTATCTTGAGCCTGTCCTCAATAGTATTTTTCCACCCTAACCTTTCAAACAGTGCTTCCATTTCTATTTAAGGCTTCAGTTCCTTGTTTCAAGGACTTTGCACATAAGTGAGTTTTATAAGTCATGTTTTGGTGCATGTTTTGAGAAGCTACCTTTCAAGCTTTTGTACCCAAGAAAAGTTACTTTAGTCAGCTCATGCTTTACAGACAAATTTACTAATCCATCTTCAACTTCCAAGAAATTCATCTTGAACTTGAGGCAGGACCATATATCCCCATGCACTACAGGAAACAACCTTGAGGCCCTCTACAAGACAGACAGTACCCATAGTTGCTAGTTCAATACAGCCAGAAAGTACAAGCAGCCCAGGTATGGCATGAGCTGTTGGCCCACTTTTACACAATTTCTTAACAGAAAGTTGGCCAGGACTTGGACTGAGAAATTATGAAAATGAAGCTGAGCAACAGAGTAGAGTTCTTTGCTATTCAAAGAGTCTTCTTTTCTGCACAAGACATTTTACAGTCTCTTTTCTGTTAACTAACACTTAACTTCATGCTGTACCTAGATTGCATGTTTAATAGCTGTTTCCAGGATTAGTAGCAAGTTTTGTAACTGCTCCTCTAAACATTCAGCTGCTGGTTCTCTTTTCCCAATGAAGAGGCAATAAGGCTTCTTGGCATTTGCCGAGACATACTGAAAGGCTCTTAACAGGTCACCTGGTTGCAGAGTCCTACTACACACCAAGAAATACAGTCCAAAGCAAGTCATATATTCTCATTAGAAACCCCCTACTGACAGTTATTACTTGTCTATGTACACTGAGCATCTTGACTTTCAGTAGCCTCCATTCAAGAACTCTCAAGAGAAATGCTCAATTGCAAGGCAGCCAAGTGGGGTAGGACTGACTATATGGAACAGGAGCATTTGCAAGATAGTAGTTGCTGAAGTTTACATCACTAACGTAAGGTGCTGGCTGGTAATAACAGGTAACATTAGTGGCATTAGGAATGATGTTTTGTTCTGCCAGTACTTTGAGTGCTAGCAGAGAAATCAAGTTGAGAGTCTGCCTTCGCTCATGTCCCATGAGACACACTGTGCTCTCATTTACCACCCTGCGCAGAATCATGAGGTAGTCATATTTGCTCCTCTCTTCTCTGGAGAAGTGGTTCTGGAGGTAGGTCTCTAGTTTGCGCTGCTGATCCAGGATATCTGGGAAGTCAATGAAGAATCGGGAACACATGTAGCGCTCTAATGTTTTGATCTCGTCTTTATCCATGGGCCTGAAGTCTCGCACCAAGAGGTTACTATACTTTAGAAGCCCACCACCTCGGATCTCTTCAGGATTTTTGGTAGCTATCAGTTTGTTCTGGAGGTGATCAAAAGCTGCTTCAAAGTCTCCATACATACTTTCTCCAATCACAGTTGGATGGAAGTGCTCTGACATGGGGTTTTCCGAGTAGTCATAGTAGAAGAGCAGGGAGTCCAGTATGATTTGGAAGGAGTCCACACTGAACTCGAACTGTCGTCTTATACAGTCTACAAACTTCAGCTCCACGTTTCTGCCATGTTTGTTGGAAAGCGATATCAAGCTCCAGCGGTCAGACTCCGTACACACTTTCACTAGCTTCTGGATGTATGCTTCCTTCAGTGTTACTGGACTGATTTTTAGCTTGCTTACTCCTTCCGGTAAGAAATTCAAGAGAGATCGCAACACCACATCTCGAACTAACTGAAACTCTGCCTCACTTGGAAGAGAAACTTGAAAAATGAGATCCAGGTCCTTGCATCCCAGCCCATTATCCTTGACCAGGACATGACCAGCTGCAGAGCCATTCAGACGGACATCATGTACCACAATGCCTGCCTCACCCAGCCTACTCCGAACAGTCTGAACAATATCCTTCAGAGTTATCTTCAGTGTTGGGAAGTTACCTCGTCCATGGATTGGAACCACCTCTGTAAGAACCTCATGTAAACGGCTGACCTGCTCCCAGTTCAGTACACTGCATGACATGCAGTCTGTATTACTTCCTTTGCCTGCCATTTTAAGGGTTTTCTTCTCCAAAGAAACTgtagggaaggggaaaaaacaacaagtCAGACCTTATATTTACACTTCCTGGACATGCATGCTACACTCTGCTGTTCTGTCTACATATACAGacagaaaaccagaaagaaaattcTACAATCTAATGCTTATCAGCAAGCCTTTCCCCTGAAAGAATGCTCATCCTATCTAGTGCTACATGCACAAAATTTAGTCATTTTTTTTTGGTGAGGTAGACTTAAGCACcacagctttgtttttgtttcaaaatgaaagtCTCAATGAAGTTGACATTAGCTTTGCCTGAAGTTTCAAGGGCATCCACAATACCAGCTGACACCAGTGAGAATTTCAAGTGCAAAGCAATTCTGAGAGTTAGTTGTTTCATTATGTTTGAAGCTCAAACTGCTCTCTCCAACTAACATGATACTGGAAGACATTCAGGTGTTAGTTTCAGAGCTTAGAAACATCTAGTCCACTGAAAGCACTTTAATGCCACAgacatttttcccttttcatgtaAGTTTTTTTCATACTAAAAAGTAGTATATGGTTAAGTGCCAAGTTTACCTTGTTCCTGCAAAAAAGCTACAGCACTTCAGCATCCTGGACAAAATTTCAACTAAGAAGTCAGATAACAGCTACAACTACTCAATCACATTCCAGTCTTTATAAGCAATTATTTAGTCTTCAGATACACTGTGTAATCAAACTAcctttttgaaaatattcatatttgtACTGCCTTTTGCTCCCTTGGGGAGGGAAAACTGAAACTTGTTAGAGTTGGCATACATTCAGATGAGATTAAGGCATACATCATGTCACAGCCTCATCTAAACTTCTGGACTTAAGTAGTCTTGTTGTAGTTGAGCTGATCCCTGTCTTGTGCTTAAATGGCTTGTGTTTTGGAGTATGGAGATACATGATTGTAGAATGTATTAAGTATCTCCAACCAGTATTAATACACTTATTCTTTAAGCATTCCAGGTTTCTACTGGGGCCAGGTGCTTTGACAGCTACAGACTAATAGAGGCCTCAGCTTCTGCTCCAAGTACTAGGAAGGACTGCACTTCCAGTTGCCAAGGACAAGCTATTCAAACTTCAAGTAGTTAACTCTTGCCTGCCAGGAACTGTTTAAACCCCAACCATGTATGCATTAGCCTAGTGCAAGGAATATTTTCAGCAAGATAGAGAGCAGTTACTATCATATTTCATGCCTGcctttttccagtttttaaattTGTGAACAGCTCATTTGACTTGTCAGCTTTTCTACAGAGCCTAGTCAAATCCTAAATCAGACATGTAATAAGGTTGTGTTCCTTGGGAAGCAATTTCTATCCTTGAACAGAAGCTGCTCCATCACATTATCATTTCCACTTATAATGAGAGTCACATCAGCTTCCGTAGGAATGAAGCAAGATTGATTTATAAATTAATTAGCCCAGGACAATCTAAGAGATTCTTCTAACTCAGGCCTtacagctcccagcactgcaAAATCCTGAATGCATCAAGCCTACCAGTAGTTGCCCACAGGCACTTTGAGCacattaaagtattttttttcatcttaaaaagcACTGTTTTCATCAAATCCTTCAGGCCTGCAGCTCACTAAAGAATGATGTGCAAGACCTCCGTGACTTCTAGCTTAAGCTGCAAGTGCTCTCAGTCACTCCATCTGAAAGTGTTCACCGTCTTCCTTTCCACCTACAGACACCCTAGCAGCTAAGCCCACCAAGCAACCAGAGAGAACCTCTCAAACAGTATTTTCTACCCCCACACTTGGTTCTGCTTCCATCTTCAAGATTCTTATGTAGGAGAATCATGCGCActgctgcccttgacagtgtctTCCAGGGGGACATTTCAGGTACTGTGTTTCTACAGTTCAATGCAGAGTTCAATTCCTAGGCTGTTAGCCTATGAAACCTCTCACCCCTAGATTACTCACATGCTTTGTCTCCTCTGCCAGATTTAAGTTTATGACAAGAAGATCTTTGAGTTTAGTACATTTGGGACATTAATAATTTGCATGCCTCCTATGTCTTGCCTTCTAATAGTTTCCATGACAAAAAGATTGATACCTGAAGATTTTTATCCACTcaaaagaaagcagttttgaagGCAAGATAAGCACTACCTATTTCTACTATCAACTCTCAAGAGTATTGCAGCTTCACTTGGATGAAATAATCAGATGACAGGCAGAAGGAGTTCAGCAACCTTTACCTCTTTCATAGTCAAGTACATTATGTCTCATAGGAAAGAAAGTTCTATTGCAAAGTAATTTGACACAACTTCTAAGAAATTTAGATGAATGTACCTGCAACAAACAATACTCTGTGGTACTACAGTATTTTATGTTGACAAACTCAACAGGTATTGAAAGGCAAAGAgatttagttttctttaaaagatgttttCCCTTGAGAGCTAAAATGGCTTTGATGTACTATCAGTGGCAAATTTCAACTAAAACATTAGATAA from Dromaius novaehollandiae isolate bDroNov1 chromosome 1, bDroNov1.hap1, whole genome shotgun sequence encodes the following:
- the TENT5C gene encoding terminal nucleotidyltransferase 5C; amino-acid sequence: MAGKGSNTDCMSCSVLNWEQVSRLHEVLTEVVPIHGRGNFPTLKITLKDIVQTVRSRLGEAGIVVHDVRLNGSAAGHVLVKDNGLGCKDLDLIFQVSLPSEAEFQLVRDVVLRSLLNFLPEGVSKLKISPVTLKEAYIQKLVKVCTESDRWSLISLSNKHGRNVELKFVDCIRRQFEFSVDSFQIILDSLLFYYDYSENPMSEHFHPTVIGESMYGDFEAAFDHLQNKLIATKNPEEIRGGGLLKYSNLLVRDFRPMDKDEIKTLERYMCSRFFIDFPDILDQQRKLETYLQNHFSREERSKYDYLMILRRVVNESTVCLMGHERRQTLNLISLLALKVLAEQNIIPNATNVTCYYQPAPYVSDVNFSNYYLANAPVPYSQSYPTWLPCN